A genomic segment from Spinacia oleracea cultivar Varoflay chromosome 3, BTI_SOV_V1, whole genome shotgun sequence encodes:
- the LOC110800221 gene encoding zinc finger BED domain-containing protein RICESLEEPER 1: MEEGDSTAGSKSFSFSPSPSSPEISILNPLAFQNSLPFQNSLPFQNSLPFQNPLPFHPTNTTQTQQAEMPENNFQEFGQGEGEMGPPPPRPRRLKSDVWNHFEKIIINGEQKARCLHCKHLFSGNNKNETSHLKDHLNLRCTHKHMRVDVRQKLLSVNRRQDSSVRLENHVFNQEESRKDMAHMVILHEYPLSIVEHVEFKRFINGLNPNFKKKRRNTLKSDILKMFVNEKANLKKMFDGHAGRVAITTDMWTASHQKKGYMAVTSHFIDSQWVLRNKTLRFVYVPCPHTTNMLLKF, encoded by the exons ATGGAGGAAGGAGATAGTACTGCCGGGTCCAAGTCTTTTTCATTCTCCCCATCTCCGTCGTCTCCTGAAATCTCAATTCTAAACCCACTGGCTTTTCAAAACTCACTGCCTTTTCAAAACTCACTGCCTTTTCAAAACTCACTGCCTTTTCAAAATCCACTCCCTTTTCATCCTACTAATACTACTCAAACTCAACAAGCTGAGATGCCTGAGAACAACTTTCAAGAGTTCGGGCAGGGGGAAGGAGAAATGGGGCCGCCACCTCCACGTCCTAGGAGACTGAAATCAGATGTGTGGAATCACTTTGAGAAGATAATAATCAATGGTGAACAAAAGGCTAGATGTTTGCACTGTAAGCATCTATTTTCAGGAAATAACAAGAATGAAACCTCTCATTTGAAAGATCATCTGAATCTAAGATGCACTCATAAACACATGAGGGTTGATGTACGTCAAAAGTTGCTATCAGTTAATCGTAGGCAAGATTCAAGTGTAAGGTTGGAAAACCATGTCTTTAATCAAGAGGAATCCAGAAAGGATATGGCTCACATGGTTATTCTCCATGAGTACCCATTGTCAATTGTAGAACATGTTGAGTTCAAGAGGTTTATTAATGGCTTGAATCCAAACTTCAAGAAAAAAAGGCGTAATACTTTGAAAAGTGATATTCTGAAGATGTTTGTGAATGAGAAAGCAAATCTCAAGAAGATGTTTGATGGTCATGCGGGAAGAGTAGCCATTACAACTGATATGTGGACTGCTTCACACCAGAAGAAAGGTTATATGGCTGTCACATCACATTTCATCGATAGTCAATGGGTTTTGCGGAACAAAACTTTGAG gttTGTTTACGTTCCTTGTCCACACACTACCAATATGCTTCTCAAGTTCTAG